The Malus sylvestris chromosome 3, drMalSylv7.2, whole genome shotgun sequence genomic sequence ATAACagttgatcaaaaattgcatcggcttttgtaatatcaaaagtataaacttttgacGGTTTCAATgttccttcagtggccgagcagattttgacttccttagagtcaacttgagtcagtgccttgcaaacgtatggcttatctatcactatctcagctgcatccacactaacgcattcatcctcggttgatgcataattgacagtaggaTTCTTGTAAATCGTCCCCCGAGATGGATTTTTTGAAATCTTTTATttgcggagcaaataatcatattgctcgacatgttgggctaattcgtacatatcccgaaagtttgcccccaagaatttctttttgtattcgacgtcaagacCGTTCAGAGCAAGCCTGACGAATTCGACTTCggggagaggtactcggcaccaattcctggctgatttaaatctggtaagataatccattggtgattcGTTAGATgcctgagccatccttgctagcGAGGATACTAACATTTCCATTcccggccgataaaactgctcatgaaatttctcgaccaactcttcCCAACTCTGGACGGAATTCGGTGGGAGGTTAATATACCAAGCGAACGCTGAACCGGTCagcgaaaaattgaaaagtcgTAGCTTGTGAAAGTCACTATTGATGTCTCTGCATTGCACGGTGAAACGAGCTACATGTTCTAACGATGATAAGGATGATTCTTCggcaaaaaggctaaaatccgGGATTTTAAAACCTTTAGGGTATTCGAACtgttccacataagctggatatgggtgtataaacttagggaacttcggccttttcttcatggccgaatcgatcatccgttggacctcggtcatatcgacgggtgttgcttccactctctggtcggatccatctgacctactattcgatcctcctcctctttccaagttaattggtttgagccgAGCAGGGATTGGCTCGGCCGGTGCACTTGGTAATAGATTGTTCCTCAGTGGCAAATGCTGGGCAAGATCGAAAGTTCTACCGtcgctgaccttactaaccagtatttTGAGTAATTTGGTTTGTGCTTCATTGGTATTGCGTAACACGTCACGaagtttatcgattcctcgactaagcgtctgttcaaccgtccgagattgctcgtcaagCCGTTTCTGAAGAAACCGAccttgttggtggatcagatcCTTCGCCACTATCATCATCACAATCctctattatcccttcattgaggaCGTAGGTGTTCCTGTTAGGGATTTCGAGATTGCAAaactgaccgccgagattaacttccctttctcgACGAGTTGCGCTCGTAGACTCAGGTGTTACGGCGCTGATGGGATTCTGCGCTTGTGGCACATTGTGTCCTATGTTCTGAGTTGGTAAATCGgttgtcgactttcccatagctgttttcttttttaccgatcatgtttcaattggcatgaacttcgtagtttagcactaggtcccactgggcgtgccaaaatgttgaccctaaaaactaccaagcctacgtggcgcgcaggccgagtaatctataagctaactacgtcctttggtgaatgcggggcgtgccaactcatcggtcgagctcggccgaggagtaaatttgttgatgttgagttgggcgcgcggctgacttctgcgtcttgctactgcggccgagaaaggaacgtgtctcggcctcttgggctctcgaacctgaagacaaggttactattcttacgaagttcacgaatcgccgtcgtcggattcggtcacagtgatgttattcgtcagagtaaactctcgCCGAATCAACACCAAAGtataagggcacaaatactcaaagcgaatataagtcttaatagtgaacgtggttcggccgtctgaatgctgaactctaaatcccatttgggagtatccaatcataaaataactcggcgtgcaatgcgccgagctcgataaactgtaacacctcacttcgctgagaaggctaagaagatgacctcaatcaataaggatccggaaatccttctcgaccgagacttggatagataaccaatcgTCCTCGCcgtagtgctgttgatgccaatggaagatactgcgagaccggctgattctacgatgacagagctatctatgccgacttaagatatcaccggttgttttcacagtgctgttgatgccaacaaaAAATGTGTcaacgaaaagagaaaataaaaatctcaaagttgttgagagaattgcgcagggcaattgtgTATTGAATTGGAGCcctttgaatgatgcacagcctcttctatttatagcaacggatcccccaaggtcgagttaaaaccctattcggactaggacttcttctcctgatcaaacactGACTCGACCAATCCTGCTTTCATTAtgactgtgaacctagtcccTTATTGAACCGGATTCGCTTTCGGGTTATTAATCCTGCCGAGATTCCTTATTGCACCAGGACTCGACTTGTCTTACGTCATGACCTAGCcaacctaggtttggaggcccacgtactgaacgatccATAGCACCcttgtcgcaaggccttccgggccgagaatgattctatactcggcccaaactattattttgggcttaaacaaatgtacgataaacagatAAAATATGAAGATCCTCACAAACAGAATCCGGAGAAAATCCTCATTCCTTACTTATATAACCATACATAACTTTCGTAAAAGGTGGGCTGGACAACGAACACGTTGATTTATAATACGGATTATGAACACGAGAAAGTTGATGACATACGTCCCAGCTTCTCAGTGTCTAGCTAGCTCTATAAAATGGAACCATTTCCTTCATTTATCATCACAAAAGTTTCATCTCGATCGACTTACTTATAATTCTTTTTACTCGCCTCTTCTGATATACATAATATTCTCTCAGtctttgaaatttgaagataTGGCTCCAGTTGCTACTCAAACCATGGATGTAAAGAGCATCAAATCGCTTGCGGAATCACCCGCTCTCTGCTCTGTTCCTTCTGCTTATGCCTTCAACATAAACCCCAATGATGAAGCAGATCCAAACGATCCCGAATTTGCAATCCCCATAGTTGATATGTCTCTTCTCACCTCGGGATCTCCTGATCAACGGTCCAAAATAATCCATGACCTCGTCAAAATTTGCAAAGAATGGGGCTTCTTCATTGTAAGTAGTTTAACTAAGTACTAACTACTTCAGTTATTTTTTAGGAGAAATATTTGAGTGACGGTTGCTAGTGTTTTAGAGTTACTTGTAGCAATTTgataaagaaaacaacaaaaatgatACTTTTGTCACATTTTCGATAAATCATTTGTATcgtctctctaatagagatgagacCCACTTGCGTCTTTATTAGAGAGGTGGGACAAATGTGGTATGAAAAATGTAGTAAGTGTAGCATTACTTGAAAAAAAAGCAAGCTAATTAATCTTGGTCACGATGTATTCATTACAGGCAATTAACCATGGAGTCCCAGAGAGTCTAATGAAGGGGATGATTGATGCGTGCCATGGATTTTTCAGCCTCCCAGACGAAGAGAAGGAGGAGTTCAAATCCGGAAATGATGTGCTGGAGATGTTCAAGTACGGAACCAGCTACAATCTTGCATTAGACAAAGTCCTTCTCTGGAGGGACTTCTTCAAGGTGAGAGTACATCCCGAGTTCTACTCCCTCTACAAACCGGCTTGCTTCAGTGAGGTTTCAATGGAGTTCAGCAAGAGAACAAGAGAAGTAGCATTGGAGATAACATGCGCAATCTCCGAAAGTTTGGGACTGGAGCCCAATTACATTCATGATGCGATGAACATGGATCGCGGCCTACAAATGCTCGCCGCCAACTACTATCCGCCTTGCCCTCAGCCAGAACATGCAATTGGTATACCACATCACACTGATCATGGCCTTGTCACCCTCCTCATCCAGAATGAGATGAATGGCCTCCAAGTTGAACATAACGGCAAGTGGCTCACCGTCAGTGGCGCTGCCAACGGTTTCTTTGTCAACCTCGCTGACCAAATGCAAATTCTTACTAATGGAAAATACAAGAGTGTGATGCATCGGGCAACTGTGAACAACAAAGCTACGAGGATATCTATTGCCATACCACATGGACCATCAATTGATACACTTATCGCACCGGCACCGGAGTTATTGGAAAAAGAAGGCCAAGCTCCGAAATATGTTGGAATGAATTATAAGGAATATATCCAGCTTCAACAGAGCGGCAAGAACTACATGAAATCCACCTTCGATCACATACTAGCGTAACTGAGCTTTATACAGAGTCCCGTGGCTTGGTCAGACTTCAAACGATCTCAACCATATTGAAAGAGCTGCAGCTTCcttttgatttctttttcttcgaACTGTTTTAGTCTaaatttctcttcttttgttTCAATGATCATGTCATATCGGTGTTGGCTTGATGTGTTGTTAGCACCAAACAGCCTTGTAGTTCAATAATATTAAACATCGCAGACTGGCAGCTGGCTTCGATTGAAACCATTTGCTTGCCagttttgctttgttttataGTGTTGAAGGACGTAACCACGTGCTTGCCAAATTTGTTTTGTTAGTTTAAATAGTCTCATATATATTCCCATGTTGGTTTTtgagtaaaaataaaacaaaaaacattccGATGTTGGTGGGCTGATAAGTTTTGACTATGCTTTCTTGCTTAATTTCCTGCCCTCCTCGTGTACCCGCAGGAATCCCACGATTCCAGAAGTCCTTGCAAGTCTTGAGAGCGTAAAATATAGCCATACATAATTTTCATAAAAGGTGGACTGGACAACATACACGTTGATTTATGGCTATATTTTAAGTCAAAAGCCATCATGTCATGGAAGAAAGATCATACGGGTAATGCTACACTTACCATCTTGTTGTATCATCACCTGTATCATATCTCTAATAGAGGTGGGTCTGCTAACTCATGTGAGTCTTATCTCTATTAGAGAGGTGGTAAAAGTGATGATACAACTAGATGATGAGAATAGCATTTTTGCATAAAATATGGTTGATATTTTGACTTGCATAAAATATGGGTGGTGTCTGTGGCGCTCTCAAGACTTGCGAGGACTTTTGGAATCGTGGGTTCGAAACCCAGTGGTAAATGGCGGATTATGAGGCttctttaaaactaaaaactagagGCCTCGGATTCGAAACCCGCTGCTAGTGTGGAAGCCAAACGTGTGGTCAAGGGGAGGCTGAAATGtctctgtgagtcttcccgACCCCCCAAAAGGGGTGGATAATCATGGTTTACTACCAGTTTTTCCCCtttttaaacaaaagaaaaactaatgaaaatggcttgaaaactttgagttttaatgataaggacaaaataagtgaatagtaccatgattgactttttagtgtaaaaatgtggtttttcgttaaagtgaacagtaccgggtgcttttcgttaaagttcccttaaacaAAGGGCAATAAgtctttttaatttcaattttggttAGTTTTATATTAAATGAAAAATGTAGGTTATATTTCAATAGGTGATCTCTAAAATGGCTATATTTCCAAGTTTCCCAAATAAGTTTAGGCTTTCAACAAAAATTTCAACTGACCACTGTGTTCGTTGAACTGCATTGCTGATTCTAAGGGAggggggtgtagtcaaattaggaATTGATAAGATTTCACAAGATTTTAATAGACTTTAAAATTAGAGTGTactcaatcaagattttaaaagattttaaaatcatagtatagtcaaattaggatttgagaggattttaaaaatacatCCAACTCTATGGGTAGTCAATTTAGATTTTGATAGGGATTTTTAAAGTGATTATAAATCtagatgtattaaaaaaaaatcaaggatTTGGTAGTATTTCTttaagttgtggattttgtTGTATTTGTAAGCACAAATATACATAACCAAGAGAAAAAAGAATACCACCTCAACCCTTAGGATTTTCAATCCAGCTTATTCACATTTTATCACTCCCTTCTTTCCTCTTTCACTCCTTTCCAAAACCCTAGCGGATCGTAACAGAATCTCACGGCACTCTTGTCGTCCATAGATTTGATTTTTATGACTTGGGTTCTGGGAATTGGATGAAGAGGTGAATTGGGTTGGTGGGTGGTGGATATTTGAAAAAAGAGCAGCGGGGTTTGTTTAGTTGTGGTGAATTGGGTCCTCCAAGTGTTTGATAAAAAGCGCAagagggtttttgggttttttgatATAAAGACCATGGGGCTTCTGTTGGATATGATGATAATTAACTTATTTATGAAATATCTCCAAGAAATTCAATTTATGTTGATTTGGTCATGTTTGTATTGGTTTGATGATGCTTAGAAATCTTATGAAATCCATAATCAAAATCTACACAAATCCATTGAAATCTATAATGAAAATCCATATATATTGtgaagcctaaaataatcccaaaaattctagtgATCCAGATTCCGATCACAGGTCCCGTGATCGATTTAGGATTACCTACACCCTACTTTTCTGCAAGACACTTTGGGCTCAAACTTTGTACATGCAGTCCACTATACTTCCACCACACATGGAGACGCCCATCATCTAAACTCTCCTAATCTAAATGGCGAGCACCACCTACCCTAGCATGTTGCCAATTTGATGAACGCCCTCGCGCAGTAAACCATCTTGGTGAACTAACTCCTCAAGCGCATCGAGACCCAGCGcgccccagacgaggtgtcctgaagtaggacaagggcagaagAACGTGACTCATTCCAGCAACATCCCAGCAAAGAGTTGCTCAGCCCGCCATGAACCGTGCGTTCAGGTAGTGTGCACTTTCGTTTGGGCCCTTGGGGAAATGTCTTCTCCTGCCTAAATGCATAAAGAAGTGTTCATTCCCAACTCGGCTCACGAgtcaatatgcatttaaggTTGGGTTCGTACTCCGACGAGCACTCAGGACATTCTAGGCGAAGTGTCCACACGAACCTAGGCTCACAAGGAGATCCTCCAACAAGGCAACAGAGTAGGCAGTTGCATGACGCCCAGAGAAGAGCACGAGAGCAGTCCACCTCAAGTTCCATTGGCAGCCCCCGCCAAGAACGACGGGGAGAAGCACAAGATGAACCACGTGCACCGCAATTGCTACACAGACGAGCAGGACATGCCGAAGAGCAACATAGACCAGCAGGTCAACACCAGGGGCAGCTGGAGGCTCCACTACCTTATTAGGCACAAATCCAGAAGTAAGTAGAAAGGCTTGTAGCAGAACAGCTACGTGGCTTCCAGCGCATTGTCACTACTGACGATGCCCTTCGAAGAGACGTGGCAAACCTAAGAAGGTCACCCTTTGTTGATTAGATCGAGTAGACGGAGCCATCGTGGAAGTTCAGCCTGCCACATTTTACCTTGTTCAAAGGAGATGAAGATCTAGATAGACACTTGATGCACTATTGAAGTGCCATGACCCTCTATGCTAACAATGACGCTCTTATGTGCAAGATCTTTTCCACGACGCTCCAGGGCGAGGCGTAAGACTTGTTCCACACCCTGCCGCCACGTTCAATCTGGAACTTCAACGAACTTTCCTTAGTTTTCATTAAGGAATATTCGTCTTACCGCTCGAACAAGAAGAAGTTTGACCACCTCTTTAACATGAAGAAGGACCCAAATGAGTCACTCCGCACTTATGTCAAGAGATTCAAGGCGGAGAAGGTGAAGATTGTAGGATGCGTTGATAGCATCGCATGCTCAGCTTTCCGAAATGGCTCCCAGCAGACcacccattttttgaaaaaattgatCATGGACGAGCCAGTCTAGCATCCTCACGGAGGAGGTAATCACCACATATATGATAGGCTACAAGAGTATGGCATAACGCTTCTCCTAGGAAGAAGGTTGGTTTCATTGCTGCTAGGGGGACTGGTGGCCTCAAAGGACAAGTTGCTGCAAACGTGTTTAATGCAGACAACTGATGAGATTACATTTTCGACTTTATCTATATTTGTCTTGTTTGGACtgtttatattttattcaaGACTAGTTTGGTGCGGTTTGTGGAGGAAATT encodes the following:
- the LOC126614303 gene encoding 2-oxoglutarate-dependent dioxygenase 19-like produces the protein MAPVATQTMDVKSIKSLAESPALCSVPSAYAFNINPNDEADPNDPEFAIPIVDMSLLTSGSPDQRSKIIHDLVKICKEWGFFIAINHGVPESLMKGMIDACHGFFSLPDEEKEEFKSGNDVLEMFKYGTSYNLALDKVLLWRDFFKVRVHPEFYSLYKPACFSEVSMEFSKRTREVALEITCAISESLGLEPNYIHDAMNMDRGLQMLAANYYPPCPQPEHAIGIPHHTDHGLVTLLIQNEMNGLQVEHNGKWLTVSGAANGFFVNLADQMQILTNGKYKSVMHRATVNNKATRISIAIPHGPSIDTLIAPAPELLEKEGQAPKYVGMNYKEYIQLQQSGKNYMKSTFDHILA